In Myxococcota bacterium, a single genomic region encodes these proteins:
- a CDS encoding site-specific integrase: MRSDDGKVYPRGGRWYVDIRIGGRRIRRSAGKTRLEAERELLELQATKERVARRGVPAQTPPPAPRGSRLTVAAAVDRYIQHLRDKGSRPRTVKSALTVSRPLKRLLGQKPADTLRRSDVSKFCARRREDGLRPPTINQALRLLKASLRLAVDDSELDRLPCPIKLLREARPAPTILSAAQIRDLLDAAAPRVRIVLLTAAHTGMRNSELRALLWRDVELAEGVIHICSKPEAEDFAPKNHAERTIDCSPALIRALRLHRLRLANSSDSDWVFQRNEKTGSRWPLKPLCAAVRTAFEDADLFDPATKPGLHMLRRSFASLALANGTDIETVRDLGGWSGLGVVERYVASTNELRKRAVLGISDALEG; encoded by the coding sequence ATGCGCTCTGATGATGGAAAGGTGTACCCGCGCGGTGGGCGCTGGTATGTCGACATTCGGATCGGTGGGAGGAGGATTCGGCGCTCGGCGGGCAAGACCCGGCTCGAGGCCGAACGCGAGCTGCTCGAGCTCCAGGCCACAAAGGAACGAGTCGCCCGGCGCGGTGTCCCAGCCCAAACCCCACCGCCCGCTCCTAGAGGTTCGAGGCTCACGGTCGCTGCGGCCGTCGACCGCTACATCCAGCACCTCCGCGACAAGGGCTCCCGACCTCGTACGGTGAAGTCAGCCCTCACTGTCTCGCGACCGCTGAAGCGTCTCCTAGGCCAGAAACCCGCCGACACGCTCCGTCGTTCGGACGTTTCCAAGTTCTGCGCGAGACGCCGTGAAGATGGCCTGAGACCGCCCACGATCAACCAAGCGCTCAGGCTCCTCAAAGCGTCTCTCCGGCTCGCTGTGGACGACAGCGAGCTTGATCGCTTGCCCTGCCCCATCAAGCTGCTCCGAGAGGCCCGCCCTGCCCCAACTATCCTCTCAGCAGCACAGATCAGAGATCTCCTGGACGCGGCCGCGCCGAGGGTCCGAATCGTGCTGCTCACGGCTGCACACACGGGTATGCGGAACTCTGAGCTGCGAGCGCTGCTATGGCGGGACGTAGAGTTGGCTGAAGGCGTGATTCACATCTGCTCCAAGCCAGAAGCCGAAGACTTCGCTCCAAAGAATCACGCTGAGCGGACGATCGATTGCTCCCCAGCGCTGATCAGAGCTCTGCGACTACACCGGCTGCGGCTCGCGAATTCGTCCGATTCGGACTGGGTGTTTCAGCGCAACGAGAAGACAGGCTCGCGCTGGCCTCTCAAGCCCCTCTGCGCAGCCGTGCGAACGGCCTTCGAGGATGCGGATCTCTTCGACCCTGCCACCAAGCCGGGCCTACACATGCTTCGCCGCTCGTTCGCTTCCCTAGCGCTCGCGAACGGAACCGACATCGAGACCGTTCGTGATCTCGGAGGCTGGAGCGGGCTCGGCGTCGTCGAGCGATATGTGGCCTCGACGAACGAGCTTCGAAAGCGCGCCGTTCTTGGAATCTCCGACGCGCTCGAAGGCTGA
- a CDS encoding NUDIX domain-containing protein, which produces MADETPRSFSDRLAVQPDKPAELVAAATVILLRDSDDGLETLMLRKNSKIAFGGMWVFPGGRIDDDDGSPDDPMEERARLAAVREAEEEASLDLDPDGLVWFSHWTPPPVEIRRFSTWFFAAPAPSSEVTIDDGEITDSRWLSPRAALDQQREGEIELVPPTFVTLHYLQPYDTAAEALAGLGGDGLRRYVTQIGKGDEGMVVMWEGDAGYDARDPNLPGARHRLTMSKQGYHFDDSGVA; this is translated from the coding sequence ATGGCCGACGAGACCCCGCGTTCCTTCTCCGACCGCCTCGCGGTTCAGCCCGACAAGCCGGCCGAGCTGGTGGCGGCAGCGACCGTCATCCTGCTGCGCGACTCCGACGACGGGCTCGAGACCCTGATGCTGCGCAAGAACTCGAAGATCGCCTTCGGAGGGATGTGGGTCTTTCCGGGGGGTCGCATCGACGATGACGACGGATCTCCCGACGATCCGATGGAAGAGCGGGCGCGCTTGGCCGCGGTGCGCGAGGCCGAAGAGGAGGCGTCGCTCGACCTGGATCCCGACGGCCTGGTCTGGTTCTCCCACTGGACGCCGCCGCCGGTCGAGATCCGGCGCTTCTCCACCTGGTTCTTCGCGGCGCCGGCGCCGAGCAGCGAGGTGACGATCGACGACGGCGAGATCACCGACAGCCGCTGGCTCTCCCCTCGCGCGGCGCTCGACCAGCAGCGCGAGGGCGAGATCGAGCTGGTGCCGCCGACCTTCGTGACGCTCCACTACCTGCAGCCCTATGACACCGCAGCCGAGGCCCTGGCCGGACTGGGCGGGGACGGCTTGCGCCGCTACGTGACGCAGATCGGCAAGGGCGATGAGGGCATGGTCGTGATGTGGGAAGGGGACGCGGGCTACGACGCGCGCGATCCCAATCTGCCTGGGGCACGGCATCGGCTCACGATGTCGAAGCAGGGCTACCACTTCGACGACTCGGGCGTCGCGTAG
- a CDS encoding acetyl-CoA C-acetyltransferase: protein MSDAFIIDACRTPRGIGKVGKGALAHLHPQHLGATVLKALAERNDLDTSRVDDIIWGTSSQRGSQGGDLGRMAALDAGYDVKASGVTLDRFCGSGITSVNLAAAQVMSGMEDLVIAGGTEMMSYTAASADPTTPPMIDSGNLSLRKKHPQSQQGVCADAIATIEGIDRDAVDQLALVSQQRAERAIKEGRFDGALVPVHNEDGSVALDKEEFPRPGTTMEKLTSLKPSFAAWAGIPIDEQGTTYGDLIKQKYTDLGEINHIHHAGNSSGVVDGAGALLLASENQVKQSGLKPRARIIATANMGDCPTLMLNAPVPAAKKVLEKAGLTTDDIDVFEINEAFSVVAEKFIRDLDLDREKVNVNGGAMALGHPIGATGAILIGTALDELERSGGNKALITMCAAGGMAPAVIIERV, encoded by the coding sequence ATGTCCGACGCTTTCATCATCGACGCCTGCCGCACGCCCCGGGGCATCGGCAAGGTCGGCAAGGGCGCCCTCGCCCACCTCCATCCCCAGCACCTCGGCGCCACGGTCCTCAAGGCCCTCGCCGAGCGGAACGACCTCGACACCTCCCGCGTCGACGACATCATCTGGGGCACCAGCTCCCAGCGCGGGAGCCAGGGGGGCGACCTCGGCCGCATGGCCGCGCTCGACGCCGGCTACGACGTCAAGGCCTCGGGTGTGACCCTCGACCGCTTCTGCGGCTCCGGGATCACCAGCGTGAACCTCGCCGCGGCCCAGGTCATGTCCGGGATGGAAGATCTCGTGATCGCCGGCGGCACCGAGATGATGAGCTACACGGCCGCGTCGGCGGACCCGACGACGCCGCCGATGATCGACAGCGGCAACCTCTCGCTGCGCAAGAAGCACCCCCAGTCCCAACAGGGTGTGTGCGCCGATGCGATCGCGACGATCGAAGGCATCGACCGCGATGCCGTCGACCAGCTGGCCCTCGTGTCGCAGCAGCGTGCCGAGCGCGCCATCAAGGAAGGCCGTTTCGACGGCGCCCTCGTCCCGGTGCACAACGAGGACGGCAGCGTCGCCCTCGACAAGGAAGAGTTCCCGCGACCGGGCACGACGATGGAGAAGCTCACGAGCTTGAAGCCCTCCTTCGCGGCCTGGGCGGGCATCCCGATCGACGAGCAGGGCACCACCTACGGCGACCTGATCAAGCAGAAGTACACCGACCTCGGCGAGATCAACCACATCCACCACGCCGGCAACTCGTCGGGTGTGGTGGACGGCGCGGGCGCCCTGCTGCTCGCCTCCGAGAACCAGGTGAAGCAGTCGGGCCTGAAGCCGCGCGCGCGGATCATCGCGACCGCCAACATGGGCGACTGCCCGACGCTGATGCTCAACGCTCCGGTGCCGGCCGCGAAGAAGGTGCTCGAGAAGGCGGGGCTCACCACCGACGACATCGACGTCTTCGAGATCAACGAAGCCTTCTCGGTAGTGGCGGAGAAGTTCATCCGCGACCTCGACCTCGACCGCGAGAAGGTGAACGTGAACGGTGGCGCCATGGCCCTCGGCCACCCGATCGGCGCCACCGGCGCGATCCTGATCGGTACGGCCCTGGACGAGCTCGAGCGCTCTGGCGGGAACAAGGCGCTGATCACGATGTGCGCGGCCGGCGGCATGGCCCCCGCGGTGATCATCGAGCGCGTCTGA
- a CDS encoding alpha/beta hydrolase, translating into MAAARALGSFVAIAVAVACANPVQTRLRTEAAPTTERIAAELADARRETAEDPASARARASRRRALASLLAVPEAELTGIAFAPRDAELRVVPTQRVRVEGLRHYQTPGDGLPVSLEGRAPPSPIPWAKFPPEGRFTPATALLSFPSTDCARVSWVDPRRFDAARLEGRRLSLAADLTVPYSRLLDSARLTREGRTGLLRAFSKEREGLFLLEPYDPARTPLLMVHGLGSSPSVWSALTNAVYGEPELRRHYQVWHYFYATGVPYLWTSREMRRTLRRTLEALGHDAGIVAVGHSMGGLLLKASISKSGDRLWREVFRVPPAKLRVSDADRALLESLFWLNPMPSIERAIFVMSPHRGSDLAGGLAGALGNALIELPPEFTELFRRVAASDADALRPRFRSYFEAGGPTSIRALAPDHPLLAPLADLPVPANVRFHNVIGDVGDGSDDVVRVSSALLPGADSTSLVPAGHTELEAPVVTEELIELLRAALPTVAGAPRVFTPDPTCDPA; encoded by the coding sequence TTGGCCGCAGCTCGCGCGCTCGGGAGCTTCGTCGCAATCGCCGTCGCGGTGGCGTGCGCAAACCCCGTTCAGACCCGCCTTCGGACAGAGGCTGCGCCGACGACGGAACGCATCGCCGCCGAGCTCGCCGACGCCCGCCGCGAAACGGCCGAAGATCCCGCATCCGCTCGCGCGCGCGCGTCCCGACGCCGGGCGCTCGCCTCGCTTCTCGCTGTGCCAGAGGCGGAGCTGACAGGGATCGCGTTCGCGCCGCGCGACGCGGAGCTCCGGGTCGTCCCCACGCAGCGCGTCCGCGTGGAAGGACTGCGCCACTACCAGACTCCGGGGGACGGGCTGCCCGTATCGCTCGAGGGTCGCGCGCCCCCCTCGCCGATTCCCTGGGCGAAGTTCCCGCCGGAGGGGCGCTTCACTCCCGCCACGGCACTCCTGAGTTTTCCGTCGACCGACTGCGCACGGGTCTCCTGGGTGGACCCGCGTCGCTTCGACGCGGCCCGGCTCGAGGGACGGCGACTCAGTCTGGCCGCGGATCTCACGGTGCCCTATTCGCGGCTGCTCGATTCGGCGAGGCTCACCCGGGAAGGACGCACAGGGCTCCTGCGCGCGTTCTCGAAGGAGCGCGAGGGACTCTTCCTCCTCGAGCCCTACGACCCAGCCAGGACGCCGCTCCTGATGGTGCATGGCCTGGGCTCGAGTCCTTCCGTTTGGAGCGCGCTCACCAACGCCGTCTACGGCGAACCCGAGCTGCGTCGCCACTACCAGGTCTGGCACTACTTCTATGCGACCGGCGTGCCCTATCTGTGGACTTCGCGCGAGATGCGACGAACGCTGCGCCGGACCCTCGAGGCGCTCGGCCACGACGCGGGCATCGTCGCGGTGGGCCACAGCATGGGCGGCCTGTTGCTGAAGGCATCGATCTCGAAGAGCGGGGACCGGCTATGGCGCGAGGTGTTCCGGGTCCCCCCGGCGAAGCTGAGGGTCTCGGATGCGGATCGCGCGCTCCTCGAATCGCTCTTCTGGTTGAACCCGATGCCGTCGATCGAGCGCGCGATCTTCGTGATGTCGCCCCATCGCGGGAGCGACCTCGCCGGTGGTCTGGCGGGAGCGCTCGGCAACGCGCTCATCGAGCTTCCGCCCGAGTTCACCGAGCTCTTCCGACGCGTGGCCGCCTCCGACGCCGACGCATTGCGGCCACGCTTCCGGTCCTATTTCGAAGCGGGAGGGCCGACCAGTATTCGTGCCCTTGCCCCGGACCACCCCCTGCTGGCACCGCTGGCCGACCTTCCGGTCCCCGCGAACGTCCGCTTCCACAACGTGATCGGTGACGTGGGTGACGGCTCGGACGACGTCGTACGGGTCTCGAGCGCGCTGCTCCCGGGCGCCGATTCGACGAGCCTGGTCCCCGCCGGCCACACCGAACTCGAAGCGCCGGTGGTCACCGAGGAGTTGATCGAGCTGCTGCGGGCCGCGCTGCCCACCGTGGCTGGCGCGCCACGCGTCTTCACCCCCGACCCGACCTGCGACCCTGCCTGA
- a CDS encoding DUF6538 domain-containing protein: MSDYLIQRNGYFYYYRRVPKHLAPIEPREHIKISLRTRDKALARKRALIHNESTERYWRELGAAPTIEDGDQYRAAVQTARLHGFVYRDIIDLSANAELTEVVNRLLALRDATPAAEGNSLLRDALLGTASRPEVLLSQAFDIYRPRCVDRLSGKSDLQIRKWENPRRLAIENFIRAVGDKPIADVCRKDVLAFQDWWIARIRDEGIRSATANKQLRQVRDILSSVVIACELSSDDADVHTMFAKIQFLSTDGSRRSFEASYVQDVLLTGDALDGMNNESRALVYLMADTGARVSEISGLLAEDIRLDTRIPFIHIRANEKRDLKTPSSERKIPLVGAALFAAQQFPDGLSRYSSADSASSQVNKYLRENRLNPTKQHSLYSLRHTFKDRLRDVQAPEEVIDNLMGHKSRGPKYGRGHILETRLEWLERIAYDASEITWV, encoded by the coding sequence ATGAGCGACTACTTGATCCAGAGGAACGGGTACTTCTACTACTACCGGCGCGTTCCCAAACATCTGGCTCCCATCGAGCCCCGCGAGCACATCAAGATCTCGCTACGCACCAGGGACAAGGCCCTGGCCCGAAAACGCGCCCTCATTCACAACGAGAGCACCGAACGCTATTGGCGTGAGCTTGGCGCCGCGCCCACAATCGAGGATGGCGACCAATACCGCGCTGCGGTCCAAACCGCGCGCCTTCATGGCTTTGTCTATCGCGACATCATTGATCTCTCCGCCAACGCGGAGCTCACCGAGGTTGTGAATCGCCTCCTCGCGTTACGAGATGCCACCCCAGCGGCAGAAGGCAATTCGCTCCTCCGCGATGCCCTTCTGGGGACAGCGAGCAGGCCCGAGGTGCTCCTAAGTCAGGCCTTCGACATCTATCGCCCACGTTGCGTTGACCGCTTATCCGGAAAGTCGGATCTACAGATCCGAAAATGGGAGAACCCGCGGCGACTCGCGATCGAGAACTTCATTCGTGCTGTAGGAGACAAGCCGATCGCTGATGTCTGCCGCAAGGACGTCCTTGCGTTTCAGGATTGGTGGATCGCGCGTATTCGGGACGAGGGCATAAGATCCGCCACGGCCAACAAGCAGTTGCGGCAGGTCAGAGACATCCTGTCGAGTGTCGTCATCGCATGCGAGCTGAGTTCTGATGATGCGGATGTACACACTATGTTCGCGAAGATCCAGTTCCTCTCTACGGATGGGAGCCGCCGGTCGTTCGAGGCATCCTACGTCCAAGACGTTCTTCTTACAGGCGACGCATTGGATGGGATGAACAACGAATCCCGAGCGCTCGTCTACCTCATGGCTGATACCGGTGCTCGCGTGTCGGAGATCTCAGGCCTTCTCGCTGAGGACATCCGCTTGGATACGCGCATCCCGTTTATTCACATCCGCGCGAATGAGAAGCGTGACCTTAAGACCCCGAGCTCCGAGCGTAAGATTCCACTCGTTGGAGCAGCACTCTTTGCAGCGCAACAATTTCCGGACGGCCTGTCGCGATACTCGAGTGCGGATAGTGCCTCGAGCCAGGTCAACAAGTACCTCAGAGAGAACCGGCTGAATCCAACGAAACAGCATTCGCTCTATTCGCTGCGACACACCTTTAAGGATCGGCTGCGTGACGTTCAGGCCCCCGAAGAGGTCATCGACAACCTCATGGGTCACAAATCTCGGGGGCCCAAGTACGGCCGCGGGCACATCCTCGAAACGAGGCTCGAATGGCTAGAGCGAATCGCCTACGACGCGTCCGAAATCACATGGGTATGA
- a CDS encoding DOPA 4,5-dioxygenase family protein, protein MSDRVDPTGYHAHVYDPTGESGLQELHTRAEQELDSIRVGRLRAQPVGPHAEPMFQLPFETHQLSTVLAWLLRHRDGRSVLVHPLHGNVRREHDEDALWLGAKLPLDLDKLGPA, encoded by the coding sequence ATGAGCGATCGCGTCGACCCGACCGGCTACCACGCCCACGTCTACGACCCGACCGGCGAGTCCGGTTTGCAGGAACTCCACACTCGGGCGGAGCAGGAGCTCGACAGCATTCGCGTGGGGCGGCTGCGCGCCCAGCCGGTCGGCCCGCACGCCGAGCCGATGTTCCAGCTGCCCTTCGAGACGCACCAGCTGTCCACCGTGCTCGCGTGGCTGCTGCGTCACCGCGACGGTCGCTCGGTGCTCGTGCATCCGCTGCACGGGAACGTGCGACGCGAGCACGACGAGGACGCGCTCTGGCTCGGAGCGAAGCTGCCGCTCGACCTCGACAAGCTGGGCCCGGCGTAG
- a CDS encoding NAD(P)H-dependent oxidoreductase — protein sequence MHVLRIDSSARRSDSASRQLADAIVESLRASSGDDWQLTTRDLTTQPPLLLDETLVTAFFTDAGARTPEQRERLAVSTDPIEELRAADALVLSVPIYNFGIPAALKAWIDLVVRARETFRYTANGPEGLLSGIPAYLAVASGGTPVGSPVDFATPYLRHVLAFIGVGEIQIYAADGLVAGGEARLAEALTDARAALAPGASR from the coding sequence GTGCACGTACTCCGCATCGACTCCAGCGCCCGGCGCAGCGACTCGGCGAGTCGCCAGCTCGCCGATGCCATCGTCGAATCCCTTCGCGCCAGTTCGGGCGACGACTGGCAGCTCACCACGCGCGACCTGACGACACAGCCGCCGCTACTCCTGGACGAGACCCTCGTCACGGCGTTCTTCACCGACGCGGGCGCGCGCACGCCCGAGCAGCGGGAGCGGCTCGCGGTGTCGACCGATCCGATCGAGGAGCTGCGCGCGGCCGACGCGCTCGTCCTCTCCGTCCCGATCTACAACTTCGGGATCCCCGCAGCCCTCAAGGCCTGGATCGACCTGGTGGTGCGCGCGCGCGAGACCTTCCGCTACACGGCGAACGGACCCGAGGGGTTGCTCTCGGGCATTCCGGCGTACCTCGCCGTCGCGAGCGGTGGAACGCCCGTGGGCAGCCCCGTCGACTTCGCGACGCCCTACCTGCGGCACGTCCTCGCGTTCATCGGCGTGGGTGAGATCCAGATCTACGCTGCCGACGGGCTGGTGGCGGGAGGGGAAGCCAGACTGGCCGAAGCCCTGACCGATGCGCGCGCGGCCTTGGCACCCGGAGCCTCCCGATGA